From the Desulfopila inferna genome, the window ACTGGCAGTCGCTACAAAGCCAGCCAGATGATGGACAAAAGACTCGGTTTTCTATACCCTTGAGGACTTGAGAAGCAAGCTTTGCAAAGCGTCGCCTATCCAGCACACTTCTCGCAGTAGTATAGTATTCTATAGTAGGTGTCTTCAGCTTACGGAGTACATCAAGTCTGCAATTGACATTGGCCTTTGCGAAGGTATACCCGTTGGCGGCCAACAGATATGAGTAGGCAGTGAGTTGAAGGTCTTCATCTACAGCAGACTGTGACTTCTTCTGCTTGCTGGTTTTGTTATCTATCACCAGAATATTACCACTACTATCCCTCAGCAATAGGTCGATGACGCCGAACAGTTTTATATCAAGAGGCTCCTTGTCTTCGGAGAAAAGCGGCGCTGATAATGGAAGTTCGATATCAACAATCTCATAACCTGTTAAATCAACGTTCTCGTAAAATGTCTGGACAAGCTGTTTCCCCATCTTGATAAGACTGGACAGGTCAGGCGCTTCTTTCTTGAAAATGACAGGAATTTTAATATTTTCTACCTGCAAGGCCACCCCCTCTTCAAAAAGAGTGAGGAGTCGTTCAAGTCGAGGTACAGCTCCGGTTTCTTTTACTTCACGATAGTAAGTCTCCAGAACAGTATGTGTTGCCTTGCCGAATGGAAGTGCTGAACTGATGCGTTCAGCTGGTCGCTGCTCTACATATTGAAACTGATATTTCAGAGAACAGTTTAGGTAGATGAAAATCTGGCTATAGCTGATGTACAATTCTTCCTGGATTTGCTGTAATGCTTGTGATGTCATATCTTCCTCCATGGTTAGAGTACAAAAAAAGGGAGACGACTTGAATAGCCGACTCCCTTTCGCTTCCTTTTGACTGGTAATACTAATTGCTGAGCATCAATTTTATCATTGTTGACGCATCGTTCTTGCTGAGATAGGCTACTGCACTACCGAACTCACCAATGGCCTTCTGGTCTATGTCCTTCTTTGTTAGACCGTGGTTCGTTCCAAGAGTGAGGAGGTAATTGTACTGCTTGTTGCTCAATCTGCTTGTTCCATTACCACCGTTACCGTTGTCACCATTGCCTCCGTTTCCTTTGGTGCTGTTATCATAACTACTATTATTACTATCTCGGTCTTCACTGGCATATCCTGGAGGCGTTGGACTCTGGTGTTGGGATTGTAATCTTTTGTGTGGTTGTGCTGATTGTCCTGAGTATAGGTGAAGGCCTACACCAAACATGGTGGCACATTTCTTCAGGGAATCTGTAGTCGCAGCTTTTAAGTCATCTGCAAGAGAGATGATTTCACCTGAGTTTTTAGCTTTGGTAATAGCGCTCGAACCAAACTGGGATTTGCTGATATTGCTTGCGATAAGCTCACCCAATACAATGACCTCTGCTTCAAGTACATCATGGCTTCTTACCTGGAAGCTCCACTGGCCGTCAAAGGCATCGTTCAGGCGTTTGATGACAGCATGACCTTCAATGTAGTCCAGGGTTTGACCAAAACTACCTGCTCTCTGCTTAATTTGCTCGGTGGTAAATGGTTGTTCCAATAAATCTCTTTTCATAATGGTTCTCCTGTAATTGTGAATGGGGGGGGAGTGGTCTTAAAATGACCTATCGTCTTCACTGAGAAGTACCACTATGCTTTTGATGGATGTTTGGAGCTTGACTGCAACGGTTGGCAGGGCGCTTGCTCTATCTTCGAAGGGTGCGCTATAATAAATGAAAATATGAAACATGTTGTTTGATACTCCCAGGGTGGTAATTACACTCTCATTAAAATGGGCAAAGTTGTCGACCATGAGCAACTAGGCTTGTGAAAAACACCAATCTTTCAAAATTCAAATAATTGTACTGAAATCGTTACTTCGAATGTTTTTTAGACAACGCCAAGCACCTGAAGTGATTGATGAAAAAAATATATTTTATTAGACATTTTGTCTCAAGTGTGTATATGCTGAACGATGGTGTCTTTGCTCCGTTAGAGTTTGATGCTTTTGTTGTCCTGTAAATCGTTAATAGTGAAGCTTTTCCATTTCGGGAGAAAATTAATGAGCAAATGTATTCGTTGTGGGAAAGATGGGGGGTGGACAGCCTATAATTATGCTGGGTATATCCTTGATAAAGATAGAAAGCATTTCTCTTTCCCCTCACGAATAGATTCAACAATTCTACCAGGACAAAAAGGTAAAGATTTTTTGTGCAGTGATTGCGCTGGTAAAATCCCAATAATGTGCAAAGTACATGGAAATTTTAACTATGGTGATTTTAGTTACGGGAAGCAGCCAAAGTGCAAAGGGTGTGATTTACAATTAGAAATTATTAAAAAAAATGAGGTACCATCAGGGTTTAAGTGGATACTGCCAGTATCGGAGATATCCCAAAAATGTACGTCATCAAAGAAAGGCTGGGTTGCTTTATCGGATGACCAACAGATTCATGTCGTGTCTGAAGATAACGAACTTTATGTGTCTGGTGATAAAAAAGAATTTTGCACAAGTATAGGTTTGTTGAAGGATGAAAATCCTGCATTTATTCTAAGTAATGAAAAAGAAGATGGTCTTAAATGTACTTTTGATTTTAGTGATGATTCATTGCTTAGATTAGCAATGAATGGTTCGCAAGAGATGTGGTTTGAGTTTTGGCGCAATTCATTAGCTGAGAAGCTTGGCACAAGAAGACAAGCATCAGGGAATGTACATATAATAAGGCTATCATGGGCGACTTTATCTGATAGAATATCAGTCAAAAAACAATCGGTATATAAAAGCCTATTCTGCGCTATTGAAGAGGGTAAATTAAAAACATTTCCTGTCATCCCAATTCCATCCATAGACGAAGTGGTTTGTTGGCGAAATACATTTGGAGAACTCATAGAATTCAAATCTGCATTAAATGATATACCTCAGATATTTTCTTTCGATGAAATTATTAAACTCAAAGAGACAAAATTCTCATCACAGTTGCTTAAAAATCTGCCTAAATCAAAAGAGGACACCAATCCTGCCAGCTACAATATTAATAATATGGTCGTGTCAGAAATAACTTGTTTTCCTGAGCAAGACATGCAGATAGCAATCCTTGAGACACAGCAAAATTCTTTAATTGTCAATCTGTTGCCAAACAAGAAGGTTCTGAATGTAAAAACTGGGTATAGCTGTAACAGTAATCTCATAGCTTATACCGATTGCAAAAAAGTAATCACAGCAAAACTTACAGAAGAAAACTGTAAAATTATTTGCAGTCATATAGAAACACCTTCTGTGATGTCATCAATTGCAATGGATGGTGCTGGACAATTATTTTTTACTTCATTGATGGATAAGGATTCACCTGAAAGAGTTCATGTTTTTAGTTGTACTAATATAGGGTGCAACATTAATGGACAGGAGTTGAAGCACTCAGACCAAGTTCGATTGGAAAAAAAACAATTTAATGGTATGTCACAGCTAAGTGAGCTTCGAATATACTGGGAAAGGCAGAGTGAGTCACACTCTGTAAGGTGTGTTGCTCCTACCAAATTAACTGATGCTATCTTGGAGAGATGGGAAACGGAACGTTCATCAGTAGAAGCATCCCAGAAAACCTTACCCCAACTTTATAAAGAGTATAATCAATGTAAAAAAGACAACTTACTCTACGTGTTGTTTGTAGATATTTTTTTACTTAATCGGGAATTGAATTCAGGGTTAACTCTAAACGAGATTGCAAATGAATTGTCAGGAATGAGTGGCACTGAGTTATATGAGAATCATAAAGATTTACTCAA encodes:
- a CDS encoding Rad52/Rad22 family DNA repair protein, whose translation is MKRDLLEQPFTTEQIKQRAGSFGQTLDYIEGHAVIKRLNDAFDGQWSFQVRSHDVLEAEVIVLGELIASNISKSQFGSSAITKAKNSGEIISLADDLKAATTDSLKKCATMFGVGLHLYSGQSAQPHKRLQSQHQSPTPPGYASEDRDSNNSSYDNSTKGNGGNGDNGNGGNGTSRLSNKQYNYLLTLGTNHGLTKKDIDQKAIGEFGSAVAYLSKNDASTMIKLMLSN
- a CDS encoding RecB family exonuclease, which translates into the protein MTSQALQQIQEELYISYSQIFIYLNCSLKYQFQYVEQRPAERISSALPFGKATHTVLETYYREVKETGAVPRLERLLTLFEEGVALQVENIKIPVIFKKEAPDLSSLIKMGKQLVQTFYENVDLTGYEIVDIELPLSAPLFSEDKEPLDIKLFGVIDLLLRDSSGNILVIDNKTSKQKKSQSAVDEDLQLTAYSYLLAANGYTFAKANVNCRLDVLRKLKTPTIEYYTTARSVLDRRRFAKLASQVLKGIENRVFCPSSGWLCSDCQFKDACKDW